The following DNA comes from Sphingorhabdus sp. M41.
CATCGGCGACGGAAGAAGCATTGTCTATTTTCGCAAGGACGAAAAGTCGCTCCAGGATTTGTCGACCCCGTACTGCCGAAGGCGCTGCTGATGACGGTAAGTGCCGGCGGTCAATACAATCAGCATCGGATAGGCCCAGACTGCCGCTACTGCTCCATAAGCCTGTGGCATCAGTTCCGGAATAACCATTATCGGCAGGTGCGTGAGCACCTGTATCGATTGCATAGCGCATAACCATAAAGTCCAATACCTCTCAGCATTTAAGGCAAGATAGAAAAAGCTGCCCAACATCGCTGCATCGACAAGGAAGATTCTCACTTCAACATGAGAAAATCGATCGGAAACAGGGGCGGCGACCGCGATCGTGAGAAAGAAACCGACCAAAATTATAATGACCGCAAATCGCTCCGGTCTGCCGCCCCATATCAATCCATAGCTGCAACAAATAATCAGCAGCGCTTGAAACAATTGAATCCTGACCATTATCCTTTCGACCAAAGAAAGTTGATACGGTCAAGCCTAGCTTGGACTAAGCGGAAGGGACCGCTCTGGGATACACAGCTTCCGGTTCCGAAAGTTCCGCCTGTACCGGAGGACATTCCAGACCATCACCCCAGCTAACGGCGCGCAATCCAGCATCTTCCCGGTCTTCAGCCAGATGCGCATGCGCTTCCACCACTTCCCGATAACAGCGGGCGGTCTGGGCTGCTGCAGCAATCAGTTTTTCCGAGGCATCCATCCCGGCAGTCAGGGAAAAACGGGTGCCCGATGCGAGTCGGGCAGCAGCAATGCTGCTCATCAGTTCACCCATCTGAACCATGGTCAAATTGAGGGATTTTTCGACCTCGTGGATTTTTTTTGCGATGGGGCGGGCGGCTTCGATACGTTGATTCAACATGTGACTCTCCAGTCGCCGGATCATACCGGCGCCGATTGGTGACCAAAATTCCAAGGATTAATTTGGGCTGATCAACCTGCTCACGAGTATTGCGGCAAGGCAGACAAAGGCAAATGCAAAGGCGAGCTTGACCGATAGGTCGGCGATCGCCCAGATTCGCGCTCCTTTGTTTAGATCGTTACCCAATTCTCCCTGCTTGCGAAACGGCACAGAAAGGAGCGGGTTGGAGAAAGTGGCATAAGACTGATATGCCGATTGCACTTCCCTGACTCTATCCTGCGACGCTGCCTGATGTCCAGGCAGGGGATAAATTGCGTCGGATTCCGGCTTCGTCGCAATCCCAATTTTCTTGGGTACAAAATATTTGGGTTCAAATCCCTCGTGTTCAGCCAGCATCCGGGCGGCAGCCCTGCTGCTCGTCACTTCCAGTTTTTGTCGCGCAGACCGCAGCCGTTCGT
Coding sequences within:
- a CDS encoding helix-turn-helix transcriptional regulator, yielding MTSVFCDNLNENEKEALRLLLLGHDAKTAAQEIDVTPNVINERLRSARQKLEVTSSRAAARMLAEHEGFEPKYFVPKKIGIATKPESDAIYPLPGHQAASQDRVREVQSAYQSYATFSNPLLSVPFRKQGELGNDLNKGARIWAIADLSVKLAFAFAFVCLAAILVSRLISPN